One window of the Candidatus Methylomirabilota bacterium genome contains the following:
- a CDS encoding ABC transporter permease subunit: VDAVFARDYPLVQGVVLLIAVGFILSNLLVDLLYGWIDPRIRYR; this comes from the coding sequence CGTCGACGCCGTCTTCGCGCGGGACTACCCGCTGGTGCAGGGGGTGGTCCTGCTCATCGCCGTCGGGTTCATCCTGAGCAACCTGCTCGTGGATCTCCTCTATGGCTGGATCGATCCGCGGATCCGATATCGCTGA
- a CDS encoding ABC transporter permease: protein MAGSIRGSDIAEPAGAIARTPRALPVRERRWLVLRHAARTRLAPLGVVVMLLALMVALLAPVVSPYDPLKQDLGNALAKPGRAHLLGTDNVGRDVLSRMIWGTRVSLVAGFGSVAIAVMAGGLLGLLAGYAGGRADGLVMRLMDAVLSFPPLVLALALGAVLGAGLGGVVIALGVVYTPTFARLMRGQVLTITARDYVEAARALGAPGWRIAWHHVLPNAMAPIVIQASLSVAFAILAEASLSFLGLGIQPPGASWGSMINAGRGYLQQAPWIVFGPGAALFITVVGLNFVGDAVRDALDPRLRA from the coding sequence ATGGCTGGATCGATCCGCGGATCCGATATCGCTGAGCCGGCCGGGGCCATCGCTCGGACGCCGCGGGCGCTGCCCGTGCGCGAACGGCGCTGGCTAGTCCTGCGGCATGCCGCGCGCACCCGGCTGGCCCCGCTGGGCGTCGTGGTGATGCTCCTGGCCCTGATGGTCGCTCTGCTGGCGCCCGTCGTGTCCCCGTATGACCCGCTCAAGCAGGACCTCGGCAATGCCTTGGCCAAGCCCGGTCGCGCCCATCTCCTGGGCACCGACAACGTGGGGCGTGATGTGCTCTCGCGAATGATCTGGGGCACCCGCGTCTCGCTCGTGGCCGGCTTCGGCTCGGTCGCCATCGCGGTGATGGCGGGCGGGCTCCTCGGCTTGCTGGCGGGCTATGCGGGGGGTCGCGCCGACGGGCTGGTGATGCGGCTCATGGACGCGGTGCTCTCGTTTCCTCCTCTCGTGCTTGCCCTGGCCCTCGGCGCCGTGCTGGGAGCGGGGCTGGGCGGCGTGGTGATCGCGCTCGGCGTGGTGTACACGCCCACCTTTGCCCGCCTGATGCGCGGCCAGGTGCTCACCATCACGGCGCGCGACTACGTGGAAGCGGCCCGCGCCCTGGGCGCCCCGGGCTGGCGCATCGCCTGGCATCACGTCTTGCCCAATGCCATGGCGCCCATCGTGATCCAGGCGTCGCTGAGCGTGGCCTTCGCCATCCTGGCCGAGGCCTCGCTGTCCTTCCTGGGGCTCGGCATCCAGCCCCCCGGCGCCTCCTGGGGCAGCATGATCAATGCCGGCCGCGGCTATCTCCAGCAGGCGCCCTGGATCGTCTTCGGTCCCGGCGCCGCCCTGTTCATCACGGTGGTAGGCTTGAACTTCGTGGGCGATGCCGTGCGCGATGCTCTGGATCCGCGACTGCGGGCGTGA